A stretch of the Aegilops tauschii subsp. strangulata cultivar AL8/78 chromosome 4, Aet v6.0, whole genome shotgun sequence genome encodes the following:
- the LOC109765110 gene encoding uncharacterized protein, with translation MVFPPAAAYLDPPNWNNQQGQQQRTTGGGGVGDAQHMPVGPTAGTAAGTPEVGGLPRSSAANEAAAGQQARPNSMTERARMARVPQPEPALKCPRCDSTNTKFCYYNNYSLSQPRHFCKACRRYWTRGGALRSVPVGGGCRRNKRSSKSSAGAASSSKPSSSSARQLPGGASSMPSTAASTTLGADGASIPPGLSSMSHHLPFMGAMHPPGANLGLAFSAGLPQLAMQQQHHHMDGVDQFPLASGGGATFGASLEQWRVQQQQQFPFLELPPAPPMYQLGLQANRAAGSSAAAPAPSPAMFTLGQSSASTARRDEGSMKQADSKGQEMTLQRQFMMEALRQGDAVWGGNASDNNGNGSGSWTMNIPGFHSSSGGGDGGGLL, from the exons ATGGTGTTCCCTCCAGCGGCTGCATACCTAGATCCGCCTAATTGGAATAACCAG CAAGGTCAGCAGCAGCGGACGACGGGCGGTGGCGGAGTAGGCGATGCACAGCATATGCCAGTGGGTCCGACGGCGGGTACGGCGGCGGGGACGCCCGAGGTCGGTGGGCTGCCGAGAAGCTCAGCGGCCAATGAAGCCGCGGCCGGGCAGCAGGCGAGGCCAAATTCCATGACGGAGCGCGCGCGGATGGCGCGGGTGCCGCAACCGGAGCCGGCGCTCAAGTGCCCGCGGTGCGACTCCACCAACACCAAGTTCTGCTACTACAACAACTACTCCCTCTCGCAGCCCCGCCACTTCTGCAAGGCATGCCGCCGCTACTGGACGCGCGGGGGCGCCCTCCGGTCCGTCCCGGTGGGGGGTGGGTGCCGCCGAAACAAGCGCTCGTCCAAGTCATCCGCCGGCGCCGCGTCCTCGTCCAagccatcttcttcttcagccAGGCAGCTGCCCGGTGGCGCGTCATCTATGCCATCAACCGCGGCGTCCACCACCTTGGGGGCCGACGGCGCATCAATCCCTCCGGGTCTCAGCTCCATGTCGCACCACCTGCCGTTCATGGGCGCGATGCACCCGCCGGGGGCCAACCTAGGGCTAGCCTTTTCCGCCGGCCTCCCGCAGCTCGCCATGCAGCAGCAGCACCACCACATGGACGGCGTGGATCAGTTCCCTCTGGCCAGCGGCGGGGGCGCCACCTTTGGCGCGTCACTGGAGCAGTGGCgggtgcagcagcagcagcagttccCGTTCTTGGAACTTCCACCGGCGCCGCCCATGTACCAACTGGGGCTGCAAGCTAATCGGGCAGCAGGGAGCAGCGCAGCGGCACCCGCACCGTCGCCGGCGATGTTCACGTTAGGGCAGTCTAGTGCAAGCACAGCGAGGCGCGACGAAGGGTCAatgaagcaggcggacagcaaagGGCAAGAGATGACCTTGCAGAGGCAGTTCATGATGGAGGCTCTACGCCAAGGGGATGCCGTCTGGGGTGGCAACGCCAGCGACAATAACGGCAATGGCAGTGGCAGCTGGACCATGAACATCCCCGGATTCCATTCCTCGTCGGgcggtggcgacggcggcggtcTGTTGTAG